One window of the Anopheles aquasalis chromosome X, idAnoAquaMG_Q_19, whole genome shotgun sequence genome contains the following:
- the LOC126581740 gene encoding uncharacterized protein LOC126581740, whose protein sequence is MFAERSTLCRLYNTLIFMQLLYVTRAFGVIFEEYVVDQGRNLTLRCDSRHPVRWVREGRREDVRQFQTDGSLVLTNLTAQDSGRYTCSAAVPTLTTVTVLEETVPSGDDGDGDGPVTNGTVGAGVAATALLDSVASPENATSESMATDGAGEEEEEEVEVEEEEQRGEGRAQPESFVELLKVNVKVRTPPLAVSNFYVRASTIIAVLVWEVMPNRTGGYAIRDFTAEMRRMRDPSGSDTTVATDAPELPWETIDPRHISPNARQLEIYHLIPNTTYEFRIWGNNQLGAGEIVTILATTQPRMEEKDLVRRIMVDAKNFDTRVWIAAVGIVMGTLVILSLGTCIVLYKECREPAVNDKDEELDSLELVPNIILNPGFCDSDDQGQHPLSPPVPRTLPYGHRYGQPGYIAGGPHAHRLGAGGLLPNGAGYGGGMAGILAGATATTTTTTNTNNTTNATTNATGATRHAGTAGGGGADDEDDDDEDEDEEPMTFSRRMSIFFTGNTIKRI, encoded by the exons ATGTTCGCCGAAAGGAGCACCCTCTGCCGTTTATATAATACCTTAATTTTCATGCAGC TGCTCTACGTCACACGGGCGTTCGGTGTCATCTTCGAGGAGTACGTGGTGGACCAGGGCCGCAACCTGACCCTGCGCTGCGACTCGCGCCATCCAGTGCGATGGGTGCGCGAGGGTCGCCGGGAGGACGTCCGTCAGTTCCAG ACGGATGGTTCGCTGGTGCTGACGAACCTGACTGCCCAGGACAGCGGCCGGTACACGTGTTCGGCGGCCGTACCCACACTCACAACGGTGACCGTCCTGGAGGAAACCGTACCGTCCGgggacgatggcgatggtgacggaCCGGTCACTAACGGTacggtcggtgccggtgttgccgCCACCGCGCTCCTCGATTCCGTTGCGTCGCCCGAGAACGCAACGTCCGAAtcgatggccaccgatggcgccggcgaggaggaggaggaggaggtggaggtggaggaggaagagcaacGGGGGGAAGGGCGTGCGCAGCCGGAAAGCTTcgtggagctgctgaaggtgaaTGTGAAGGTGCGGACGCCACCGCTGGCCGTCTCGAACTTTTACGTCCgcgcctccaccatcatcgcggtgctggtgtgggAGGTGATGCCGAACCGGACCGGCGGGTACGCGATCCGGGACTTTACCGCCGAGATGCGCCGTATGCGCGACCCTAGCGGCAGTGACACCACAGTAGCAACAGACGCACCGGAGCTGCCTTGGGAGACAATCGATCCGCGGCACATCAGCCCGAATGCG CGGCAGCTCGAGATCTATCACCTCATCCCCAACACAACGTACGAGTTCCGCATCTGGGGCAACAATCAGCTCGGTGCCGGCGAGATCGTCACCATCCTGGCCACTACGCAGCCCCGCATGGAGGAGAAAG ATCTGGTGCGGCGCATCATGGTCGACGCGAAGAACTTCGATACGCGCGTCTGGATCGCGGCGGTCGGCATCGTCATGGGTACGCTCGTGATCCTGTCGCTCGGGACCTGCATCGTGCTGTACAAGGAGTGCCGCGAACCAGCCG TGAACGACAAGGACGAAGAGCTGGACAGCCTGGAGCTCGTGCCGAACATCATCCTGAATCCGGGCTTCTGCGACTCGGACGACCAGGGCCAGCATCCCCTGTCGCCGCCGGTCCCGCGCACCCTCCCGTACGGGCACCGGTACGGGCAACCGGGCTACATCGCCGGCGGACCGCACGCCCACcggctcggtgccggtggtctcCTACCGAACGGGGCCGGCtacggtggtggaatggccGGTATCCTTGCgggcgccaccgccaccaccaccaccaccaccaacaccaacaacactaCCAACGCGACAACAAACGCCACTGGTGCTACTCGCCACGCTGGAACCGCTGGCGGAGGGGGGgccgacgatgaggacgatgatgacgaggacgaggacgaggaaccGATGACGTTCAGCCGCCGCATGTCGATCTTCTTCACCGGCAACACGATCAAGCGGATTTGA